The genomic DNA CGCCTGGCGCAGCAGAATGCTACTGAATAGATAGCTTCTGGCGCTTACCCAGTAAGCGCTGGAGAGTAATTTTCTATAAATTCAACCCTGCCCGCTCCGGGTGGCGCTGCCCACCAGGGCAGCCAAGCAAGGGCCGCCCCGCAGCGAGGGCTGCGTCCCCCTTCCCGAGTCGCGTTAGCGATTCGAGAGAAGGGGAAGGCACGAAGTGCCTCAGGGGGATGCACCTTATCTCGGCGCCAGGATCGCCATGGTCAGCCGCGACACGCAGGTGAGCTCGCCCGCGTCGTTGACCATGTCGATGTGCCACACGTGCGTGGTGCGGCCCAGGTGGATGGGCCGGGCGGTGGCCGTCACCCAGCCGCTGGTGGCGGAGCGCAGGTGGTTGGCGTTGATGTCCAGGCCCACGGCGTTGTGGCCCTCGGGGCTGGCGTAGTAGGCGCCCACCGAGCCCAGCGACTCGGCCAGCACCACGCTCACGCCGCCGTGCAGCAGCCCGAAGGGCTGTTTGGTGCGCTGGTCCACCGGCACGCGGCCGCGCAGGAAGTCGTCACCCAGTTCGATGATCTCGATGCCCAGGTGCGAGGCAGCGG from Acidovorax sp. A79 includes the following:
- a CDS encoding hotdog fold thioesterase, producing MPIWKKPVDLARLNADHHNTAASHLGIEIIELGDDFLRGRVPVDQRTKQPFGLLHGGVSVVLAESLGSVGAYYASPEGHNAVGLDINANHLRSATSGWVTATARPIHLGRTTHVWHIDMVNDAGELTCVSRLTMAILAPR